One Falsihalocynthiibacter arcticus DNA segment encodes these proteins:
- a CDS encoding rhomboid family intramembrane serine protease has product MSTPQNDNDFDHNASPFNALPIAVVGLVMVIVAVEIILSLASSGLIGGPEAIAWRRDAILDYSVLGQIITPYLETGRYEPEVLGRFVTYSFVHQNFTSMAFVAVFILALGKMTAEAFGNFAFLLIYFASTIVGAVLYWMIFREEAVLIGGYVGAFGLIGAFTFVRWVSLSLNGSKQYQAFYLIGMFMGLRLVFGVLFGGSNDWVAELIGFFVGFFLSFVLVPGGAKAILVKLRRS; this is encoded by the coding sequence ATGAGCACACCCCAAAACGACAATGATTTCGATCACAATGCATCGCCGTTCAATGCCCTGCCCATCGCGGTTGTGGGGCTTGTGATGGTGATTGTCGCGGTCGAAATCATCCTGAGCTTGGCAAGTAGCGGTTTGATTGGCGGACCGGAGGCCATTGCATGGCGTCGCGACGCGATTTTGGATTATAGCGTCCTTGGCCAAATCATCACCCCCTACCTTGAAACGGGGCGCTATGAGCCAGAAGTCCTTGGCCGTTTTGTAACCTATTCTTTCGTGCACCAAAACTTCACGTCCATGGCCTTCGTCGCGGTATTTATCTTGGCGTTGGGGAAAATGACCGCCGAAGCCTTTGGTAACTTCGCGTTTCTGCTCATTTACTTTGCCTCGACCATCGTTGGTGCGGTCCTCTATTGGATGATTTTTCGCGAAGAAGCCGTTTTGATCGGTGGCTATGTCGGGGCATTTGGCCTCATCGGAGCCTTTACCTTCGTGCGTTGGGTGAGCTTATCGCTCAATGGCAGCAAGCAATACCAAGCCTTCTATCTAATCGGCATGTTTATGGGACTACGGTTAGTTTTTGGCGTGCTTTTTGGCGGATCCAACGATTGGGTTGCCGAGCTTATTGGCTTCTTTGTGGGGTTTTTCTTGTCATTCGTTTTGGTGCCCGGAGGGGCGAAGGCGATTTTGGTGAAGTTGCGCCGCAGCTAA
- a CDS encoding tyrosine-type recombinase/integrase, with protein MSLTKQAKTLNNNQIDAVLNYLDGRRNSRRNEVIFLLSIKAGLRAKEIAKLEWSMILDSDGSLSQFITLQNVATKGNSGRKIPMNKKLFDKIKELLETSQKELSFSPEDCVVKTERAKQTSPQVIVNMFSQWYRDLGFIGCSSHSGRRTFVTSAAKKIATVGGSLRDVQYLAGHSSLQTTERYIDYSENARRRIVDII; from the coding sequence ATGTCACTTACCAAACAAGCCAAAACGCTCAACAACAACCAGATCGATGCAGTGCTCAACTATCTGGATGGCCGTAGGAACTCGCGAAGAAACGAAGTCATTTTCCTTTTGTCCATAAAGGCTGGTCTAAGGGCAAAAGAAATAGCCAAGCTGGAATGGTCAATGATCTTAGATTCAGATGGATCATTGTCGCAATTCATCACGCTGCAAAATGTAGCAACAAAAGGCAACTCAGGACGCAAAATCCCAATGAACAAAAAGCTATTTGATAAAATTAAAGAGTTACTGGAAACAAGCCAAAAAGAGCTTTCATTCTCGCCCGAGGACTGCGTAGTGAAAACCGAAAGGGCTAAGCAAACTAGCCCTCAGGTCATCGTGAATATGTTCAGCCAATGGTATCGTGATCTTGGATTTATTGGCTGTTCGTCGCACAGTGGGCGTAGAACATTTGTCACGAGTGCCGCGAAGAAAATTGCGACTGTGGGTGGGTCATTGCGGGATGTTCAATATCTCGCAGGGCATTCTTCGCTGCAAACGACAGAACGATATATCGACTATTCTGAGAACGCGCGTCGACGTATAGTCGATATAATCTAA
- the gshB gene encoding glutathione synthase produces the protein MALKIAFQMDPIEHFDISGDSSFRLAEEAQARGHKLFYYTPDKLAYQEGKITARGWPLKVQRVVGDHYSLGEETEVDLADFDVVWLRQDPPFDMGYITTTHLLDRLKATTLVVNDPFWVRNYPEKLLVLDFPDLTPPTTIARDLATIRAFKERHKDVILKPLYGNGGAGVFRLDANDRNLASLHELFSGINREPLIVQKFLPDVSNGDKRVILVDGVPVGAINRVPAAGETRSNMHVGGRPEKIGLTARDLEICDAIGPLLREKGQIFVGIDIIGDYLTEINVTSPTGILELEKFDGGNIAAQVWEAIEAKCR, from the coding sequence ATGGCACTTAAAATCGCGTTTCAAATGGACCCAATCGAGCATTTCGATATTTCTGGGGACAGTTCTTTTCGGCTTGCAGAAGAAGCGCAAGCGCGCGGGCATAAGTTGTTTTACTACACGCCGGACAAACTCGCCTACCAAGAGGGTAAAATCACAGCGCGGGGTTGGCCTCTCAAGGTTCAGCGTGTCGTTGGCGACCATTATTCTTTGGGTGAAGAAACAGAAGTTGATCTTGCTGATTTCGATGTGGTCTGGTTGCGTCAGGACCCTCCGTTTGACATGGGCTACATCACAACAACGCATCTTTTGGATCGCCTCAAAGCGACCACCCTTGTGGTAAATGACCCGTTTTGGGTGCGGAATTATCCCGAAAAACTATTAGTTTTGGATTTCCCCGATTTGACTCCGCCAACCACAATCGCGCGCGACTTGGCCACGATACGCGCCTTTAAAGAGCGCCACAAAGACGTGATTCTTAAGCCGCTTTATGGAAATGGCGGGGCGGGCGTATTCCGGTTGGATGCAAATGATCGAAACTTGGCTTCCCTGCATGAGTTGTTTTCGGGCATTAATCGCGAGCCGCTGATCGTTCAAAAGTTTCTACCCGATGTTTCAAATGGCGATAAACGCGTGATTTTGGTTGATGGGGTTCCTGTTGGAGCCATCAACCGCGTTCCTGCGGCGGGAGAAACACGGTCGAATATGCATGTTGGCGGGCGGCCCGAGAAAATTGGCCTGACCGCGCGGGATTTGGAAATTTGTGATGCCATCGGACCGTTGTTGCGTGAAAAAGGCCAGATTTTCGTAGGAATCGATATTATCGGCGACTATCTCACCGAAATTAACGTGACCTCCCCAACGGGCATCCTCGAGTTGGAGAAATTCGATGGTGGAAATATTGCGGCGCAAGTTTGGGAAGCTATTGAAGCTAAGTGCCGTTAA
- a CDS encoding recombinase family protein has protein sequence MTQKIKAYSYLRISTATQKTGDGIRRQLEASERYASEHGYELVEAIQDVGVSGFQGKNSKEGAFAGFLSAIDQGKVEHGSLLIVESLDRLSRDGTTKAFSQFAGILSKGISIVTLMDNQVYTEESVNSNPGQIFTSLGIMIRANEESETKSKRVKAAWSKKRASINSKKMTTRIPAWLEMDDDRTKFLPKDKAVSSIEKIYDLCVNGMGIYSITRYMNENLQIHPPIARATRWNSSYISKILHNRAVLGHFQSNTVSRGKRTPVGDLLLDYYPAIVSEELFYLAQSALKDRRLGSAGRKGSSYSNLFTNLAYCSACGGTMTFRNKGKPPKGRNYLRCQNAIINNKCSKPAWNYSEFEESFYRFVQEVNFEDVLDSGPANQAENLENKKSSKIEKREQLRLSYDRLLDRLEKEFLPDVVINSLGERAQKYSDEIIAIQKDVDQLNNEIAKKIAQDIGRDQADFLTEYKNLTSNMPAGEVSVLRYQLHDTLKKSIDRISIFNGSTLLPWEVVSNIPSKLRRHLLKKGIETDSDLEDFFSTDYGQRVFDHSERFFIVRFRNGVERTVRPFFDQSMLMTSEKMAKLKTVK, from the coding sequence ATGACCCAAAAAATTAAGGCCTACAGCTATTTACGCATCAGCACCGCTACTCAAAAAACGGGTGACGGGATCAGAAGGCAATTGGAGGCGAGCGAGCGATATGCGTCGGAGCATGGTTACGAATTAGTGGAAGCCATTCAAGATGTTGGAGTAAGCGGCTTCCAAGGAAAAAATTCAAAAGAAGGTGCATTCGCGGGCTTTTTGAGTGCAATCGACCAAGGTAAGGTTGAACATGGCAGTTTGCTAATAGTTGAATCTCTAGACAGATTATCCCGAGATGGGACAACAAAAGCATTCTCGCAGTTTGCTGGAATTCTCTCAAAGGGCATAAGTATTGTTACATTGATGGATAACCAAGTTTACACGGAGGAAAGTGTTAACAGCAATCCAGGGCAAATCTTTACCAGTTTGGGAATTATGATCCGGGCGAATGAAGAGTCTGAAACAAAATCAAAACGCGTAAAGGCTGCTTGGAGTAAAAAAAGAGCAAGTATTAATTCTAAAAAAATGACAACTAGGATTCCGGCGTGGTTGGAAATGGACGACGATCGCACGAAGTTTCTTCCAAAAGACAAAGCGGTAAGTAGTATTGAAAAGATTTACGATCTCTGCGTAAACGGCATGGGGATTTATTCAATCACTAGATACATGAATGAAAACCTACAGATTCACCCTCCTATCGCGAGGGCAACGCGTTGGAACAGCTCGTACATATCGAAGATACTGCACAACCGAGCGGTGTTGGGTCATTTTCAATCAAATACAGTATCGCGTGGAAAAAGGACGCCTGTTGGAGATTTGCTATTAGATTACTATCCAGCAATTGTTTCTGAAGAGCTTTTCTATTTGGCTCAGAGTGCATTGAAAGATAGGCGACTAGGCAGTGCTGGACGCAAAGGCAGTTCTTATTCAAATCTCTTTACAAATTTAGCCTACTGTTCGGCTTGTGGTGGGACAATGACTTTCCGGAATAAAGGTAAACCTCCAAAGGGGCGAAATTATTTGCGCTGTCAAAATGCCATTATCAATAACAAATGTAGTAAACCTGCATGGAACTACAGCGAATTTGAGGAGTCGTTTTACAGATTTGTTCAAGAAGTGAACTTTGAAGATGTCTTGGATAGTGGCCCCGCTAATCAAGCCGAAAACCTAGAAAACAAAAAATCATCAAAAATTGAAAAACGCGAACAATTGAGGCTGTCATATGATCGTCTCTTGGATCGTTTGGAAAAAGAATTCCTACCTGACGTTGTTATAAATAGTCTAGGTGAGAGAGCGCAGAAGTATTCAGACGAAATTATTGCTATCCAAAAAGACGTGGATCAGCTCAACAATGAGATTGCGAAGAAAATCGCACAGGACATAGGTCGAGATCAGGCGGACTTCTTAACCGAGTATAAAAATCTTACCAGCAACATGCCAGCTGGGGAAGTATCAGTACTGCGCTACCAACTCCACGATACTCTCAAGAAATCGATTGATCGAATTTCTATTTTTAACGGCTCGACATTGTTGCCGTGGGAGGTTGTATCCAATATTCCATCAAAGCTTAGAAGGCATCTGTTGAAAAAGGGAATAGAAACAGATTCTGATTTGGAAGACTTTTTCTCAACAGATTATGGGCAAAGAGTGTTCGACCATTCGGAGAGGTTTTTCATCGTTAGGTTTCGAAACGGTGTCGAAAGGACCGTTCGACCGTTTTTTGATCAGTCAATGCTAATGACATCGGAGAAAATGGCAAAGCTAAAAACCGTGAAGTAG
- a CDS encoding VOC family protein, translating to MTSNKHIENKPVHPQTRIGHVHLKVSDLDRAIAFYSGILGFGIVQRYGPQAAFLAAGSYHHHIGLNTWESLGATPLPKGHTGLYHTAFLYPSRAELADALHRLIAADWPLTGAADHGVSQAIYLDDPDGNGVELYWDRAENEWPRDKNGTLTMNNTPFDLNALLAEFPR from the coding sequence ATGACATCGAACAAACACATCGAAAATAAGCCTGTCCATCCCCAGACTCGGATAGGCCACGTTCATCTAAAAGTTTCGGACCTTGACCGCGCCATTGCCTTTTACAGCGGCATTTTGGGGTTTGGCATTGTGCAACGTTACGGCCCGCAAGCAGCGTTTCTCGCGGCGGGCTCCTACCATCATCATATCGGCCTCAATACATGGGAAAGCCTCGGTGCGACTCCGCTCCCCAAAGGGCATACGGGTCTGTATCATACGGCATTCCTCTATCCCTCCCGCGCAGAACTTGCCGATGCGCTGCACCGTTTGATCGCAGCCGATTGGCCCCTCACTGGTGCCGCCGATCATGGTGTGAGCCAAGCGATCTATCTTGACGATCCCGATGGAAATGGGGTCGAACTTTACTGGGACCGCGCCGAAAACGAGTGGCCACGAGATAAGAACGGTACGCTGACAATGAACAATACACCGTTCGACCTTAACGCATTGCTGGCCGAATTCCCCCGCTGA
- a CDS encoding universal stress protein — MRKFLVVLDDSRECLNAMRFAAMRAANTGAGVEILSVIPPDEFNHWIGVADIMRAEARERIQVHFDVFAKWMRDRQGIDPALIIREGEPMHEILAQIRDDPQIGVLVLGASTGKSGPGPLVSALSKSAGSLPIPVTIVPGDLTKEQLEAIT; from the coding sequence ATGCGCAAATTTTTGGTGGTACTGGATGACAGCCGCGAATGTTTAAACGCCATGCGATTTGCAGCTATGCGGGCGGCCAATACAGGCGCCGGTGTGGAAATCCTATCTGTGATCCCGCCAGACGAGTTTAACCATTGGATTGGCGTGGCCGACATCATGCGCGCCGAAGCCCGCGAGCGGATTCAGGTTCATTTTGACGTTTTCGCAAAATGGATGCGCGACCGCCAAGGCATTGATCCAGCGTTGATCATTCGCGAGGGCGAACCAATGCACGAAATCTTGGCGCAAATCCGCGACGACCCACAGATCGGTGTCCTAGTCCTTGGAGCAAGTACTGGTAAAAGTGGCCCCGGCCCCTTGGTCTCGGCGCTGTCAAAATCGGCGGGCAGTTTGCCCATTCCCGTGACTATTGTTCCAGGAGACCTAACCAAAGAGCAACTTGAAGCCATCACGTAA
- a CDS encoding penicillin-binding protein activator, which yields MFAFLKNARKGFSLIFPIFIVLFVAACQPSSMSSGPTINTSKPVRVALLIPGESSSAGDNIIARSLENAARLAISDLEGVQIDLRVYRTSGNAEKAASVAVAAVNDGAQIILGPLYGESANAVGLALSNKNINILAFSNKPSIAGGNVFVLGNTFQNTAERIVSYSVNQGRRNVMIVHGADNVSEEAGRDALVQAANRNGATITGVPSFEMSQQGVINAIPNIAAQARNSGTDAILFASGTEGALPLLTQLLPENGINTETTQFIGLTRWDIPTATLSLPGVQGAWFALPDPGLSNRYIARYSAAFGEPPHPISGLAYDGIAAIGALVKSGNSNALSSAALTQSSGFVGVNGVFRLLPDGTNQRGLAIAQVQENQVIVIDPAPRSFSGSGF from the coding sequence ATGTTTGCTTTTTTAAAGAATGCCCGCAAGGGTTTTAGTCTTATTTTCCCCATATTTATTGTGCTTTTTGTGGCCGCGTGTCAGCCATCGTCGATGAGTTCGGGTCCGACGATCAATACGTCGAAGCCTGTGCGCGTTGCTCTGCTGATTCCCGGAGAATCATCAAGCGCGGGCGACAACATCATTGCACGCTCGCTTGAAAATGCCGCGCGCCTCGCTATTTCGGACCTTGAAGGGGTTCAAATTGATCTGAGAGTTTATAGAACATCGGGCAATGCCGAGAAGGCTGCCTCCGTGGCCGTGGCCGCCGTGAATGACGGCGCTCAGATCATTCTGGGGCCTCTATACGGTGAGTCTGCCAATGCTGTTGGCTTGGCTTTGTCCAACAAAAACATAAACATCCTCGCGTTTTCAAATAAACCTTCCATTGCAGGCGGAAACGTTTTTGTTTTGGGCAACACCTTCCAAAATACCGCCGAACGCATCGTTTCATATAGTGTAAATCAGGGCCGCCGGAACGTCATGATCGTTCACGGCGCCGACAATGTTTCAGAAGAAGCGGGCCGCGACGCCTTGGTGCAAGCCGCGAACCGCAATGGCGCAACAATCACCGGCGTGCCTTCCTTTGAGATGAGCCAGCAAGGCGTGATCAATGCGATTCCTAACATTGCCGCACAAGCGCGCAATTCGGGGACCGACGCAATTTTGTTCGCGTCAGGGACGGAAGGGGCACTCCCGCTTCTGACGCAACTTCTTCCTGAAAATGGCATAAACACGGAAACAACCCAGTTTATCGGCCTCACGCGGTGGGATATTCCAACCGCGACGTTGTCCCTCCCTGGAGTTCAGGGAGCATGGTTTGCCTTGCCCGATCCAGGTCTTTCAAACCGTTATATCGCACGATATTCAGCCGCCTTTGGCGAGCCTCCCCATCCGATCTCGGGCCTTGCCTATGATGGAATCGCGGCTATTGGGGCGCTGGTTAAGAGCGGAAACTCCAATGCACTCTCCTCCGCTGCCCTCACACAATCCTCCGGTTTTGTGGGTGTGAACGGTGTCTTCCGCCTTCTCCCCGATGGAACAAATCAACGTGGCCTCGCAATTGCGCAGGTCCAAGAAAATCAGGTAATCGTCATTGACCCCGCTCCAAGAAGCTTCTCCGGCTCTGGTTTCTAG
- the trpS gene encoding tryptophan--tRNA ligase, whose product MTEVVQTPSQPGTQFVPRVFSGIQPTGGLTLGNYLGAIKRFVDMQASGIETFYCMVDLHAITTPQKPDDLRRATRELAAGYLAAGLDPAKSSLFNQSQVPEHTQLAWVFNCVARMGWLSRMTQFKDKAGKNREAASVGLFAYPNLMAADILVYHATHVPVGEDQKQHIELTRDIATKFNHDYGVDFFPIPEPVTEGAATRVMSLRDGSKKMSKSDPSAASRINMTDDSDMISQKIRKAKTDPDALPSEASGLNERPEARNLVNIYAGLADMTVDAVLADVGGKEFSVFKPMLAELAVSKLSPIAAEMARLMQDTAEIDKILRQGAQNARTVAGPILEKTYDIIGMVR is encoded by the coding sequence ATGACCGAGGTGGTCCAAACACCCTCGCAGCCCGGCACTCAGTTTGTACCGCGCGTATTTTCGGGCATTCAGCCAACAGGCGGATTGACCCTAGGCAACTATCTCGGGGCGATCAAACGCTTTGTGGATATGCAAGCAAGCGGCATTGAGACGTTTTATTGCATGGTCGATTTGCACGCGATCACGACGCCGCAAAAACCGGATGACCTGCGGCGCGCGACGCGCGAGTTGGCCGCGGGCTATCTTGCGGCGGGTCTTGATCCTGCTAAATCGTCGCTGTTCAATCAAAGCCAAGTCCCCGAGCACACTCAACTTGCGTGGGTTTTCAACTGTGTAGCACGCATGGGTTGGCTGAGCCGTATGACCCAGTTCAAGGACAAGGCTGGCAAAAACCGCGAGGCCGCTTCTGTGGGTCTGTTCGCCTATCCGAATTTGATGGCCGCCGATATATTGGTGTACCACGCCACGCATGTTCCCGTGGGCGAAGACCAAAAACAACATATTGAATTGACCCGCGACATCGCGACGAAGTTCAATCACGACTACGGTGTCGACTTTTTCCCGATTCCCGAACCCGTTACTGAGGGGGCGGCAACACGCGTTATGAGTTTGCGCGATGGGTCCAAAAAGATGTCGAAGTCTGATCCCTCTGCCGCCAGCCGGATAAACATGACGGACGATTCCGACATGATCTCTCAGAAAATTCGCAAGGCCAAGACGGATCCTGATGCGCTGCCAAGTGAAGCCTCTGGTCTGAATGAACGTCCAGAAGCGCGCAACCTCGTCAACATTTATGCGGGTCTTGCCGACATGACTGTGGATGCGGTACTTGCGGATGTTGGTGGCAAAGAGTTCTCAGTGTTTAAACCGATGTTGGCCGAACTTGCGGTTTCCAAATTGTCTCCGATTGCCGCCGAAATGGCGCGTTTGATGCAAGACACCGCCGAGATCGACAAAATCCTGCGTCAAGGGGCCCAAAACGCTCGTACTGTTGCGGGACCAATCCTTGAGAAAACCTACGATATCATTGGCATGGTGCGCTAA
- a CDS encoding YraN family protein — MNGQMNYHAGFAAEEAVARSYVRRGMQIDKTRWRGAAGEIDLVARNGDGVVFIEVKKSKSFSAAAERVSRRQMQRIYQTASEFLAGEPNGQNTDVRFDVALVNGVGEIRILENAFGQM, encoded by the coding sequence ATGAACGGACAAATGAATTACCACGCGGGCTTTGCCGCCGAAGAGGCTGTCGCGCGGTCATATGTCCGCCGAGGGATGCAGATTGATAAAACAAGATGGCGAGGGGCCGCGGGCGAAATTGATCTTGTTGCTCGAAATGGTGACGGCGTCGTCTTTATAGAAGTGAAGAAAAGTAAAAGTTTCTCCGCTGCGGCGGAACGTGTCTCACGGCGGCAAATGCAGCGAATTTACCAAACTGCATCCGAATTTCTCGCAGGCGAACCTAACGGGCAAAACACGGATGTGCGATTTGACGTTGCCTTGGTGAATGGCGTTGGGGAAATCCGCATCTTGGAAAACGCATTCGGCCAGATGTAA
- the rsmI gene encoding 16S rRNA (cytidine(1402)-2'-O)-methyltransferase, with the protein MNFETKKLAAGLYFVATPIGTARDITLRALDVLANADVIAAEDTRTARKLMDIHGVPLGERQLVAYHDHNGAQARPRLLRYLEEGKSVAYASEAGTPLVADPGYGLSVAAIEAGYTVTSAPGPSAVVAALTIAGLPTDQFHFAGFSPNTQKARQTYMQSLAKIDATLVFYESPKRIAAALADLAQVLGGARRAAVCREITKKFEEVSRGTLDELAASFSERSVKGEIVVVVDRGAQEEISTTSIEDALKQALESHSVKDSATIVSEALNIPRRDVYQTALAMNKGRSE; encoded by the coding sequence ATGAATTTTGAAACAAAGAAGCTCGCTGCTGGGCTGTATTTTGTCGCGACTCCGATTGGAACTGCGCGTGATATCACGTTGCGGGCGTTGGATGTCTTGGCGAACGCGGATGTGATCGCCGCAGAAGATACCCGTACCGCGCGCAAGTTGATGGACATTCACGGGGTGCCCTTGGGCGAACGGCAGCTTGTTGCCTACCACGATCATAACGGTGCCCAAGCGCGTCCACGCCTGTTGCGGTATCTGGAGGAGGGGAAATCTGTGGCTTATGCCTCAGAAGCCGGAACCCCCCTTGTTGCGGACCCTGGATATGGTCTGTCGGTGGCAGCGATTGAGGCGGGATACACGGTAACCTCAGCGCCAGGCCCTAGTGCCGTCGTGGCTGCCCTCACAATTGCGGGCCTTCCCACCGATCAATTTCACTTCGCAGGCTTTTCCCCGAATACGCAAAAAGCGCGCCAAACCTATATGCAGTCTTTGGCGAAAATTGACGCCACGCTGGTTTTTTATGAATCCCCCAAACGGATTGCCGCAGCGCTGGCAGATCTTGCCCAAGTCCTCGGGGGCGCGCGAAGAGCCGCGGTTTGTCGCGAAATCACCAAGAAATTCGAAGAGGTGTCCCGTGGAACACTCGACGAACTTGCCGCCAGCTTCTCCGAGCGAAGCGTAAAGGGCGAGATTGTTGTCGTGGTCGATCGTGGTGCACAGGAAGAAATTTCCACGACGTCGATTGAAGACGCCTTGAAACAAGCCCTCGAGTCTCATTCGGTTAAAGATTCTGCAACTATTGTGTCCGAAGCTTTGAATATCCCACGCCGGGATGTGTATCAAACCGCGCTTGCCATGAACAAAGGTCGCTCTGAATGA